The genomic segment GTCGAAAGGACTCGACGGCCCCCGATTCAGGTGACAGACAACCTCACCTGCTTCGGCGGGAAAAACCAGACCCAGCACGTTTTCAAGGAGGAAAACCATGGGCATCCGCATCAATACGAACGTTTCTTCCATCAACACCCGTCGCCACCTCGCCAACTCCACCATGCAGTTCACCAAGAGCATGGAGAAGTTGAGCTCCGGTCTGCGCATCAACCGCGCGGGCGACGACGCGGCCGGCCTCGCCATCAGCGAGAGCCTGAAGTCGGACATTCGGGCGCTGGACCAGGCCGCCCGCAACGCCGCCGACGGCATCTCCCTCATCCAGACCGCGGAAGGCTCGCTGGACGAGGTCTCCAACATCCTGCTGCGCATGAAGGAACTGGCCGAACAGTCCCTGAACGGCACCCTGTCGGACACGGACCGCGGCTACCTGAACAGCGAGTACAACGCGCTGCAGTCGGAGATCACGCGCATCAGCGACGGCGTCGACTTTAACGGCGTCAAGCTGCTGGACGGCACCGGCGGCTCGGTCAACATCCAGGTCGGCATCGGCACCACCGCCAGCGACAGCGTCGCGGTGAACCTGGGCACGGACACGGACGCCACCGCCCTCGGCCTGACGACCGGCGTCGACTCGGCGACCAATGCCTCCACGGCCATGGACCAGATCGACACCGCCATCCGCTCGGTCGTCAGCGCCCGCGGCAACTTCGGTGCGGTGCAGAACCGCCTCGAGGCCTCGATCCGCAACATCAACATGACCTCGGAGAACCTCTCGGCCGCCAACAGCCGCATCCGCGACGTGGACGTGGCCAGCGAGACCTCCCGCATGACCAGCTACCAGATCCTGCAGCAGGCCGGTGTGGCGATGTTGGCGCAGGCCAACATGACCACCGGCCTGGCCATGTCCCTGCTCGGCGGCTAGGCGCCGGGCACGGAGCCGGGGACCGCCTGAAGGGGCGGCCCCCGGTCCAACCAGAGGGCCCGTCCGCGGGCCCACCCAACGGCCCGGCCACATGGACGTGGGCGGGAACACTCAAGGAGGAATGATATGGGTATCCGTATCAACACCAACGTCTCGTCGATCAACACGCGCCGACACCTCGCCACTTCGACCGTGATGTTCGGCAAGTCGATGGAGAAGCTCAGCTCCGGTCTCCGGATCAACCGCGCCGGCGACGACGCGGCCGGTCTGGCCATCAGCGAAAGCCTGAAGTCGGACATCCGGGCCCTGGACCAGGCCGCCCGCAACGCCGCCGACGGCATCTCCCTGATCCAGACGGCGGAAGGTTCGCTGGACGAGGTCTCCAACATCCTGCTGCGCATGAAGGAGCTGACCGAGCAGTCCCTGAACGGCACCCTGTCGGACACGGACCGCGGCTACCTGAACAGCGAGTACAGTGCGCTGCAGTCGGAGATCACGCGCATCAGCGACGGCGTCGACTTCAACGGCGTCAAGCTGCTGGACGGCACCGGCGGTACGGTGAACATCCAGGTGGGCATCGGCACCGGCGGCTCGAACCAGGTGGCCGTCAACCTGGCGGGCGACCGGGACGCGACGGCCCTCGGCCTGACCACCGGCATCGATTCGGCCACCAACGCCACCTCGGCCATGGGCCAGATCGACACCGCCATCGCGACGGTCGTCAGCGCCCGTGGCGCCTTCGGTGCGGTGCAGAACCGGCTCGAGGCCTCGATCCGCAACATCAACATGACGAGCGAGAATCTCTCGGCCGCCAACAGCCGCATCCGCGACGTGGACGTGGCCAGCGAGACCTCGCGCATGACCAGCTATCAGATTCTGCAGCAGGCGGGTGTGTCCATGCTGGCCCAGGCCAACATGACCACCGGTCTGGCCATGTCTCTGCTGAGCTAGCACGGGCCGACGCACGGGGGCGCCCCCCAGTCGTCTCCACGCGCCGGCTTCTGAAGCGGCCGCCCCCTGCGGGGGGCGGTCGTTTTTCGTTGTGGTGACGCCACTTGTGTTATCATATGCAGTTTTTCCGTAGTTTTTTACAAATTGTGCTAAAGTTATCCGCACCATATGCCGAAAACTTTCTCACCGAACCGCACTTTTTGCGTTTTGGACTCAAGAAAGGAGCCTCTCAGGCAAATCCCGGACATGAGGTCCGGCTGAGGGCAAGGACGTCCCGCATCGCATTTCAAGGAGGAATGTCATGGGAATCCGCATCAACACCAATATCAGCTCCCTGAACACCCAGCGTCACCTGGCCAAGAACTCCGTTTCCTTCCAGAAGAGCATGGAGAAGCTGAGCTCCGGTCTGCGCATCAACCGTGCGGGCGATGACGCGGCCGGTCTGGCCATCAGCGAGGGCCTGAAGGCCGACATCCGCGCCCTGGACCAGGCGGCCCGGAACGCGGCCGACGGTATCTCCCTCGTGCAGGTCGGTGAAGGCGCCATGGACGAGGTGTCGAACGTGCTGCTGCGCATGAAGGAACTGGCCGAGCAGTCGCTGAACGGGACCCTGTCCGACACGGACCGCGGCTACCTGAACAGCGAATACAGCGCTCTGCAGTCCGAGATCACGCGCATCAGCGACGCCACCGAGTTCAACGGCGTCAAGCTGCTGGACGGCACCGGCGGCACCGTCAACATCCAGGTCGGCATCGGCACCGGCGGCTCGAACCAGGTGGCCATCACCCTGAGCGGCGATCGCGACGCGACCGCCCTGGGCCTGACCACCGGCATCGACTCGGCGACCAACGCCACCACGGCGATGGGCCAGATCGACACCGCGATCGCGACCGTGACCTCGGCGCGTTCCGGCTTCGGTGCGGTGCAGAACCGCCTGGAGAGCTCGATCCGGAACATCAACATGACGGCGGAGAACCTCTCGGCCGCCAACAGCCGGATCCGGGACGTGGACGTGGCTTCGGAGACGTCGAAGATGACCAGCTACCAGATCCTGCAGCAGGCGGGCGTGTCCATGCTGGCCCAGGCCAACATGACCAGCAGCCTGGCGATGGCCCTGATGAGCTAGTCGAGAACGGGGCCCCGCTCCGGCGGGGCCCCACCCCGATCAACGGAAGGAAGTGGGGGTTGAAACCATGGCGACGCTCAGCATTCCGCAGGGAGGCCTCGAGAGCCGAATGACCCACCCCGCCGACGGGACCGCTCCCGTCGCCGCGGAGCAGGGCGTCCGGACCGCGCCTGCTCCCGGGACGGCCCCCCCGGCCCGGGCCCGCCAGCCCGAGCCGGATCCGCCGGCCCCGAAGGAACCGAAATTCCCGAGCCTCGACGAGACGAAGCGGCTGGCCGCCGAGATGCAGGAAGCCCTCAGCAGGGCCAGCAGGGAACCCCTTACCGTGGATTTCCGCGCGGACGAGCGGCACAACGGCTACGTCCTGGAGATCCGGAACAAGGAGGGCGACCTGATCCGGCAGTTCCCGCCGGAAAAAGTCCTAAACCTGCGCAGCAAACTGGACGAACTGTCGGGTGTGGTCGTGGACGAGACGACCTGACCCGACGGAGCCCGGACAGTGTCGACGGAACGACCAACCGACTGAACTGGGGAGCAGGACATGCCTACCGTCAACTTTTCCGGCCTGGCGACCGGCCTGGACACGGGCAGCATCATCAGCCAGCTGGTGGAGCTCAAGCGTGCGCCGATCTACAGGTTGCAGAGCCGCCGCACGGGCTACGAGAACCAGAAGAAGGCGCTCGACACCCTGAAGTCGAAGCTCGTCGCCCTCCAGGACGCGGCCAAGGCCCTCGACACCGCCAACGAGTTCTCCTCCCTGAAGACCACCGTCGCCAACGAGGACGCCCTGACCGTCACCGCCGGCAGCGGCGCCGCCGCCGGGACCTACGAGATCGAGGTCCTGCAGCTCGCCCGCGCCCAGAAGACCACCTCCCAGGGCTACGATTCGAAACTCAACGGCGTCGGCGGCGGCGTGCTCTCGTTCACCGTGAACGGGGAGACCACCGACCTGGACCTGGGCGCCGGCGTCTCGCTCGAGCAACTCGCCGAGCGCATCAACAACGACGTGGCCGGCGTCGGGGCCTCCATCGTCTTCGACGGGTCCGCCACCGGCGGCTACCACCTGGTCCTGAGCGCGGCCGAGGCCGGCACCGCCGGCGCCTTCTCGGTCGACGCGAGCGGCATGAGCGGCGGCATCACCCCCATCCTGACCACCGACGTGGACCACACCGCCCGCGACGCCAGCCTGCGCGTCGACGGCATCGACGTCGTCGCCTCGAGCAACAACCCCAGCGACGTGATCAGCGGCCTGACCCTGAACCTGCTCGCCGAGGGCGAGGGCATGACGACCGTCACGGTCGGAACCGACACCGACGGCATCGCCGAGAAGGTGCAGACCCTGGTCGACAAGTACAACGACCTGTTCAGCTACGTCACCGAGCAGTCGGGCGCCGAAGGCACCCTGCGCGACAACCCCTCCCTGCGCTCGGTGGCGAGCCGGGTGGAGAGCATCTTCACGACGGCCCTGTCCGGCGGACTCGGCGACGTGAGCCTCTTCTCGCAGGTGGGCATCACGCGGGGCGACGCGCGCCAGATCAAGTTCGACAAGGAGGACTTCGCCTCGGCGCTGGAGAACGACTTCGGCAGCGTGCGCGACTTCTTCATCGAGCGCGACGGCAATCTCGGCAAGACGTACCTCATCGACCAGGCCGTCGAGGACATGACCGACTCCATCGACGGGCTCTTCCGCATCTCCAACGACGCGCTGAACAAGAAGATCGACTATGCGGACCAGAGCATCGAGCGCTACGAGCGCAGCATCGAATCGTATCAGCTGACGCTGGAACGCCGCTTCACGGCCATGGAGCAGATGGTCAGCCAGTTGCAGGCCCAGGGCAACTACCTGACCAGCGTCATGTATTCGCAGTAGACCGCGACGAGGATCCAAGGGAAGGCAGGACCAGGACAATGTACACCGCACAGGGCGTGCAGGCCTATCGGCAGACGGACATCAGTTCCATGACCAGGGAGAAGCTGATCGTCCTGCTCTACGAGAAGATCGTCAGCGACCTCCACGAGGTGCAGGCGGCCATCGGGCAGAACGACCGCATCGCCATGACCCAGCGGGCCAACCACTCGCAGCGCATCATCAGCGAACTGCGCAACGCGCTGGACCACAGCATCGGCGGGGACATCTCCCGCAACCTCGAGGCCCTCTACGACTACCTCTTCCACCAGCACCTCGAACTGCTGGTCGACCAGGACCCCAGCCACGTGCGCAACTGCCTGCGGGTGCTCGAGCCCCTGCTCGACGCCTGGCGGCAGGTGCCGGTGGGGACCGGCGAGAAGGCCGCCCGCGAGCACGCCCGCGGCGAGCTCGTGCCGCCGCCTGGCCCGAATCGTGCTTCCGATCCGGCGACCACCCCGTCCTTCGACGGGACCGGCGCGCCGCATCCTCTCCCGGCCGAGGAGACGGAGGCGGCTGCCGCCGGCAAGCCGTCCGAACTCGTCACCTACTCGGCCTGACCATGGACCTGCACTCCGCCATCGCCACCGCGCTGGATCTGACCGGCGCCCTCGCCGACGCCCTCGCCGAGAGCCGTCTCGACGACTGCGCCGACCTGCTGCCCCGGCGCGGCGACGCCATGGCCGCCTTCGCGGCGGCCCACGAGGCCGCCGGTCCCGCCGAGCGGGAGGCCTGCCGGACCGTGCTGGAGGCCCTCGCGGCGGCCGACGGCCACCTGCAGCAGAGCGCCCGCTCCGCCCGCGACGCCGCCGGGGTCGCCGTGCGCAGCCGTCTGGGCGCCGCGCCGCGGCCCGGCCTGGACAGCGACGGCCCCCCGGCCTGCCTCGACCGCAAGGTCTGACCTCCGCCCCAGCCGATACGAGAAAAGCTCCCGTCAGGGAGCCTTTCCTATTTCAACAAGTTGCGCAGGCGAGTTAATCTTTTGGATTATCGTTCCCATTTTTTCGGGCCTTGCGCCGGATCGCGTCCATATCGACCGCATCGGAGGCCGCGGCGCCCAGGGTCGTGCTCTTGATCTCCTCGTAGATCTCGTGGCGATGCACGGGGATCGACCGGGGTGCATCGATGCCGATCTGCACCTGATCGCCCCGGATGTCGACGATCATGATGGAGATCTCGTCTCCGATCATGATCTTCTCGTTCCGCTTGCGACTGAGTATGAGCACGGGACCTCCCTGTCCTGTCTCCGGAGCGCGACTGGGTTCTGCCGGCCGCAGGCGGCCGGCGGCTCCGGGCTGGGCTACACGCCGACCGTCTCCGGTTTCTCTTGCCCGGTCGCGGCCGCCGTGTCGGCGGAAACCTGTTCCGTATCGGCATTTTCCGCGCTTTCGCCACCCACGGCAAGCCCAAATTTGAAGTAATTGATCTCCTGGCGCAGGCTGTAATCCTCGGTATCGAGGGTCAACTGGGCCCCCCGACGGGTGTTCGAATCGACGATGAGGGGCGCCATCAGGTTGCCCGTCACCTTGTCCCCGCCCGGATGGATCGTCGTGATGATCAGGGTCGCCAGGTCGTCCAGGCTCGCATTGCCCAGGCGCCGCCGCGTGGGCTCGCCCACCGGGAATTCGTACTCGTCGTGGAAGAGGTAGGCCTGGGTCACGGGGAAGCCGAAATCCCCCCGGTCCAGGGACTGGAACCACTTCATGGGCAGTTCGTCGCCCATTTCGAGCATCAGCCAGTTCCGCAGATCGGGCATGCCGACCAGCCCCTCGGGCAGGTGGATGACATCGTCCTGGCGGTAGTCCAGGTCCCCGAATCGAACGGTCGTGAATTTCGGCATCGCAGGCTCCTCGGTTCCGGTCGCGACGGCTCCTACCCCGTCCGGCCGCATGGTTAACGCAGGAATTGCATCAGGTTCGTCTGGTACAGCTTGCTGGTCACCAGCAGGCTCGCCTGGTAGCTCGTCTCGGCGCGGCTGAGGTCGGCGGCGACCTGGGCCACGTCCGCATCCTGTTCGAGGGAGAGGTTGCTGCGCAGGCGTTCGTCGCGCTGGCGCAGCAGGGTCTCCGACCAGTCCAGATCCGTCTGGCGGCCACCCGTCGTCATCAGGAGCTGGTAGACGGTGTCCTCGATGGCCGTCAGCTCGTTGATCGCCCCGAAGATGGCGTCCTTGTCGCCGGCGACCAGGGCCGCCCGCAGATCCTCCATCATGCCGAACAGGCGCACCGGCGAGCCGTTGCCGGCGATGCCCAGCGCCGTGGCGGTGTTGGTCGCGTCGCCGTTGGAGATCACGAAGAGCTCCGGGCTGCTGCCCACCACGACGAGCTGGCTGTCCTTGACCTGGATCTCCATGCCCGGCACGGCGCCGTTGAAGATGGTGCGGATGTCGCCGAGGGTCGCGGCGGTGCTCAGGTCGACGTTGTAGGTCGTTCCCTGCCAGGCCACGTCCACCACGCCCAGGGGCAGGCTGCCCGCCAGGGCCTCGATGTCGGCGAGCAGGGTGGTCTCGTCGGCGGCCGGCCGGATGTCCCGCCCGGTCATCTCGCTGCCCATGGTCGTGGCGTTCAGGCCCAGCGAGGCCGCGGTCGTGCCGTCGCCGACTTCCGAGACGGTCAGCGGACCGGTGCCCGTCAGCTGCAGCGAGGAGCCGTCGGGACTGATCGCGGCGGTGACGGCGCCGCCGGTGACGGTCCCGATCTCGGCCAGGACGTCGCCGATGGTCGTGGCGCTGGTGAGGTCGACCTGCCAGGCGTTCCCGGCGCCGTCGGCGATCACGATGCCGCCGGCGGTCCAGCCCTGGCCCAGGTCGAGGTCCGTCAGCAGCGTGCCGGCCTGCAGGCGGGGCGCGATGTCGGTGCGCCCGCCGAGGGTCGAGCTCTGGGTGCCCATGAAGACCTGGCCGGGGACGTTGACGGCCATGGTCGTGTTGGGCCCGGTGCGGCTCTCGATCAGCTCGTTGTCGCCCTGGTAGACGACCGAGCCGCCGCTGCGCACGAAAGGCGGCGTGCCGGTGGACCGGCCCGAGAAGATGTAGTTGCCCTCGACCGTCGTGTTCAGCACGTCCATGAGGCGATCGACGAGGGTTTCGACCTGGATCACCGTCGCCCCCATGCTGGTGGGCGTGGCGAGGGCCGACGACTCCCGCATGGAGAGCTCCCGCACCTCGGCGAGGACCTCGGAGATGTTCTGCAGCGCCACGTCGGTGGCGTCGACGATGATCCGGCTGCGGGAGACGTTCTTGACGTACTCCTCGTTGTTGGCGATGAGCGCGTTGTAGCGCTGGATGGTGCTGACGGCACGCGGGTCGTCGGCGAAGCTGTTCACCCGCCGCATGGACCCGGCCATGCGCTGCTGGCGCAGCATCTCGCCGAGGCTGCGGTTGAGGTCCCCGATCAGGATCGAGGAGAGATAGCTGTCGGTGACGCGGATGGCCATGCCTGCTCCTCTACACCATGCTCATGAGGGCGTCGTACATCTCCTGCACCGTGGAGATGACCTTCGCCGCCGCGTTGTAGGCGTTCTGGTACTTCACCATGTTGGCGCCCTCCTCGTCGAGGCTGACGCCGGCCACCGAGGCCAGCTTCGTCTCGAGGGAGGCCACCACGTTGGTCTGGTTCTCCACCAGGAACTCGTAGCTGGCCCGGTTGCTGGCCACGTCGATCAGCACCGACCGGTAGCGGTCGCTGACGGTCTGTTCGCCGCTGCCGTCGGCGCTCACGTTGGCCAGGTTCGCGATCTCCAGGGCGATCGTGTTGTCGCCGATCTCGTCGGTGCGCCCGGTGGCCACCAGGGTGCTGTCCAGGGCGATGGCCGTGTTCACCTCGATGGTGTGCATGCTGTCGCCGGTGAAGAACACCAGGCCGCTGCTCGAGAGGGTGCGGCCCTGGGTATGGAGGCTGTTGACCTCCTGGATCATCTTGGCCGCGACCGCGTCGAGCTTCTCGCGCACGCCGCGCACCTGCACGTCCCGGCTCTCGAGCAGCCCCTGCAGGCGGCCCGGACTCAGGTTCACGTCGCGCAGGGTGCCCTCGGTGACGATCACCATCTCGTAGTTGCCGTTCTCGCCCTGGCGGTAGGTGCTCGTGAACTCGCTCACCCGGTCGCGGGTGACCATGGTCCGCCCGGCCAAGATGACGTCCTTGGAGCCGTCCTCCCGCTCGAGGATCGACACCTCGGCGATCTTCGAGATCTCGGTGATGAGCAGGTCGCGCTGGTCGCGCAGGTCGTTGGCCGGCTCGCCGTTGGTCTCGGCGCCCATGATCTGCTCGTTCATGTTGGCCACTTCGCGCAGCATCCGGTTCAGGTTCTCGATCTCGGCCTGGATGCTCACCTCGATCTGGCCCTCGAGGTCTTCGAGGGAGTCGTTGATGGCGTGGAAGTCGTTCACGAGGCTGATGCCCGTGGCCACCACGTTCTGCTTCAGGTTCGGGTTGATGGGCGGCTGGGACAGGCTGTTCCAGGCGTTGAAGAAGTTCGTCAGCGCGTTGCCCAGGTGGTCGTTGTCCACCGAGCCGAGGATCGCCTCGATCTCGTAGAGCGCCGTGTCGGTCTGCGAGTAGCTCTCCAGCCGGGACTGCTGGATGCGCAGGTTGTTGAGCAGGAAGTCGTCCTGGATGCGCCGGATCCCCTCGATCTCCACGCCGCGGCCGATGGCCCCGTAGGGCAGGATCGACGGCTTGCGCGCCGCGAAGAGCACCTCCTGGCGGCTGTAGCCGGGGGTGTTCGCGTTGGAGATGTTGTGGCCGGTGGTGGCCAGACCCGCCTGGGCGGCGAAGAGCGCCGAC from the bacterium genome contains:
- a CDS encoding flagellin FliC, which encodes MRINTNISSLNTQRHLAKNSVSFQKSMEKLSSGLRINRAGDDAAGLAISEGLKADIRALDQAARNAADGISLVQVGEGAMDEVSNVLLRMKELAEQSLNGTLSDTDRGYLNSEYSALQSEITRISDATEFNGVKLLDGTGGTVNIQVGIGTGGSNQVAITLSGDRDATALGLTTGIDSATNATTAMGQIDTAIATVTSARSGFGAVQNRLESSIRNINMTAENLSAANSRIRDVDVASETSKMTSYQILQQAGVSMLAQANMTSSLAMALMS
- the fliD gene encoding flagellar filament capping protein FliD, with the translated sequence MPTVNFSGLATGLDTGSIISQLVELKRAPIYRLQSRRTGYENQKKALDTLKSKLVALQDAAKALDTANEFSSLKTTVANEDALTVTAGSGAAAGTYEIEVLQLARAQKTTSQGYDSKLNGVGGGVLSFTVNGETTDLDLGAGVSLEQLAERINNDVAGVGASIVFDGSATGGYHLVLSAAEAGTAGAFSVDASGMSGGITPILTTDVDHTARDASLRVDGIDVVASSNNPSDVISGLTLNLLAEGEGMTTVTVGTDTDGIAEKVQTLVDKYNDLFSYVTEQSGAEGTLRDNPSLRSVASRVESIFTTALSGGLGDVSLFSQVGITRGDARQIKFDKEDFASALENDFGSVRDFFIERDGNLGKTYLIDQAVEDMTDSIDGLFRISNDALNKKIDYADQSIERYERSIESYQLTLERRFTAMEQMVSQLQAQGNYLTSVMYSQ
- the flgK gene encoding flagellar hook-associated protein FlgK translates to MAGLNGIMDNSLSALFAAQAGLATTGHNISNANTPGYSRQEVLFAARKPSILPYGAIGRGVEIEGIRRIQDDFLLNNLRIQQSRLESYSQTDTALYEIEAILGSVDNDHLGNALTNFFNAWNSLSQPPINPNLKQNVVATGISLVNDFHAINDSLEDLEGQIEVSIQAEIENLNRMLREVANMNEQIMGAETNGEPANDLRDQRDLLITEISKIAEVSILEREDGSKDVILAGRTMVTRDRVSEFTSTYRQGENGNYEMVIVTEGTLRDVNLSPGRLQGLLESRDVQVRGVREKLDAVAAKMIQEVNSLHTQGRTLSSSGLVFFTGDSMHTIEVNTAIALDSTLVATGRTDEIGDNTIALEIANLANVSADGSGEQTVSDRYRSVLIDVASNRASYEFLVENQTNVVASLETKLASVAGVSLDEEGANMVKYQNAYNAAAKVISTVQEMYDALMSMV
- the fliS gene encoding flagellar export chaperone FliS, yielding MYTAQGVQAYRQTDISSMTREKLIVLLYEKIVSDLHEVQAAIGQNDRIAMTQRANHSQRIISELRNALDHSIGGDISRNLEALYDYLFHQHLELLVDQDPSHVRNCLRVLEPLLDAWRQVPVGTGEKAAREHARGELVPPPGPNRASDPATTPSFDGTGAPHPLPAEETEAAAAGKPSELVTYSA
- a CDS encoding flagellar protein FlaG, yielding MTHPADGTAPVAAEQGVRTAPAPGTAPPARARQPEPDPPAPKEPKFPSLDETKRLAAEMQEALSRASREPLTVDFRADERHNGYVLEIRNKEGDLIRQFPPEKVLNLRSKLDELSGVVVDETT
- a CDS encoding flagellin FliC, which encodes MRINTNVSSINTRRHLATSTVMFGKSMEKLSSGLRINRAGDDAAGLAISESLKSDIRALDQAARNAADGISLIQTAEGSLDEVSNILLRMKELTEQSLNGTLSDTDRGYLNSEYSALQSEITRISDGVDFNGVKLLDGTGGTVNIQVGIGTGGSNQVAVNLAGDRDATALGLTTGIDSATNATSAMGQIDTAIATVVSARGAFGAVQNRLEASIRNINMTSENLSAANSRIRDVDVASETSRMTSYQILQQAGVSMLAQANMTTGLAMSLLS
- the csrA gene encoding carbon storage regulator CsrA; its protein translation is MLILSRKRNEKIMIGDEISIMIVDIRGDQVQIGIDAPRSIPVHRHEIYEEIKSTTLGAAASDAVDMDAIRRKARKNGNDNPKD
- the fliW gene encoding flagellar assembly protein FliW; the encoded protein is MPKFTTVRFGDLDYRQDDVIHLPEGLVGMPDLRNWLMLEMGDELPMKWFQSLDRGDFGFPVTQAYLFHDEYEFPVGEPTRRRLGNASLDDLATLIITTIHPGGDKVTGNLMAPLIVDSNTRRGAQLTLDTEDYSLRQEINYFKFGLAVGGESAENADTEQVSADTAAATGQEKPETVGV
- a CDS encoding flagellin FliC, encoding MRINTNVSSINTRRHLANSTMQFTKSMEKLSSGLRINRAGDDAAGLAISESLKSDIRALDQAARNAADGISLIQTAEGSLDEVSNILLRMKELAEQSLNGTLSDTDRGYLNSEYNALQSEITRISDGVDFNGVKLLDGTGGSVNIQVGIGTTASDSVAVNLGTDTDATALGLTTGVDSATNASTAMDQIDTAIRSVVSARGNFGAVQNRLEASIRNINMTSENLSAANSRIRDVDVASETSRMTSYQILQQAGVAMLAQANMTTGLAMSLLGG